From a region of the Nonlabens dokdonensis DSW-6 genome:
- the trhO gene encoding oxygen-dependent tRNA uridine(34) hydroxylase TrhO, with product MQLYNKLSAEERRVLIREAGKERLTISFYQYHNIGNPQLLRDHLFLHWHPMDVLGRIYVAHEGINAQLSIPADRFEEFKHFLDHINFLENVRLNIAREHDNESFLKLKIKVRNKIVADGLEDATFDVTNKGIHVNATSFNDLIEDPDTVLVDMRNHYESEIGHFKNAWTPDVDTFRDSLDYIEDKLKDNKQDKKLVMYCTGGIRCEKASAYYKHKGFENVYQLEGGIIEYHRQVTEQGLENKFKGKNFVFDHRLSEKIGEEVIANCHQCGEPCDTHTNCANDACHLLFIQCDSCKEKLENCCSEECNDIIQLPYEEQKALRAGHYNSNNIFKKGRSEKLAFKKS from the coding sequence ATGCAACTGTATAACAAATTAAGTGCTGAAGAAAGACGTGTTTTAATACGTGAGGCTGGAAAAGAGCGCCTTACTATTTCTTTCTATCAGTATCATAACATCGGAAACCCTCAATTATTAAGAGATCATTTATTCTTACACTGGCATCCCATGGATGTGTTAGGTAGAATTTATGTAGCTCATGAAGGAATCAACGCGCAGCTTTCTATTCCTGCTGATCGTTTTGAAGAATTTAAACACTTCCTAGATCATATCAATTTCTTAGAAAACGTACGTCTTAACATCGCACGTGAACATGATAATGAAAGTTTTTTAAAGCTTAAAATCAAAGTACGCAACAAAATCGTTGCTGATGGACTAGAAGACGCCACTTTTGATGTTACTAACAAGGGAATTCATGTGAATGCAACTTCTTTTAACGATCTTATAGAAGATCCAGACACTGTTCTTGTGGACATGCGTAATCATTACGAGTCAGAAATAGGTCATTTTAAAAATGCCTGGACACCAGATGTCGATACCTTTAGAGATAGCCTAGATTATATAGAGGATAAACTGAAAGACAATAAACAAGACAAAAAACTGGTCATGTATTGTACTGGTGGTATACGTTGTGAAAAAGCAAGTGCCTATTACAAGCATAAAGGCTTTGAGAACGTCTACCAACTAGAAGGTGGTATTATAGAATACCATAGACAAGTTACTGAGCAAGGCTTAGAAAATAAGTTTAAGGGTAAAAATTTTGTTTTTGACCACAGGCTTTCAGAAAAGATAGGAGAAGAAGTGATTGCAAATTGTCATCAATGTGGTGAGCCTTGCGACACGCATACTAATTGTGCTAACGACGCTTGTCATTTACTTTTTATTCAATGTGATTCATGCAAAGAAAAACTAGAAAACTGTTGCAGTGAAGAATGCAACGACATCATCCAGCTTCCTTATGAAGAACAAAAGGCTCTACGTGCTGGACATTACAACAGCAATAATATCTTTAAAAAAGGCCGTTCAGAAAAACTAGCCTTCAAAAAAAGTTAA